The proteins below are encoded in one region of Vicinamibacterales bacterium:
- a CDS encoding M4 family metallopeptidase, whose amino-acid sequence MTRTIWRRGTAIGFLTLLLALPGMSGAQPRDPGREPAGPMSFSGDGHTVYGDWHADVSLSESAWRQGLGLEIAATLVFSETHLAGLSAAGIRADKVCMLVTAERTFDADGWMRLPSDERMSTLLTPTGLAIEGGVQGAGTTRYGYAFKSPFDQFLSLPVGDAQQGRTAGTRQVTFAVRAPLPAELPPGLYRLRFDFGVLVGTRLYNFNGYTFAARPFSPEIGTSTYFYSPVIPASGHHVSGRVVNGSSIQPRFAWLLLSNYNSNGYRGVVADEDRQRFATSDRSLIPDDVILPMYDDYGNRVSYSLEPQFPADSIDPLQNIKWDWTTGELTVKVQGPDGRTTDLGVAKIVARTGNGPTTKNAAFTTWKPAAYGQYTVTATGWIADQQGQRYEGGGTFRFWIARRMTLATATFQGMPYPVGATYGRDIQFNPAFPADVQVTVSLSVGSDPATMRTLSYSGRASAAGIFGAAQGMKSFPLDAPGEYHAKVLAKYTDSEGHLWVSTMRHAGIVYPESSPVVARGKKIQIGGKYVERGETRFEGYVEPDGTQHLAHITFPYQAGDVLLIGAEGQGANKIEPVLTYQLAGDTSPWDTRLNGVGTSNLAIKTSNGYSPHLYPEYITDIEYYYGAAPRPGFMGRFIVGESTVRAPYWPVSPNSFGGQIGASANGDAPGDIYRLLGGVVMRRARQAPMYSGYISSAFLLPKGTNNNRIVAAGAEDLHGPLGDKARFFLVGLRPGTSYEVGSSFRAAMQIDPILPVSIHFVLTYPDGRQQVADGVGDRFGSFAGAAAWPLDVPGIYRYQVTASWNGLVGRMPGLPDSGGEFFVYSKTRPSGATGLRIDGATTRVFSAAAGTTITGSSTASTVHYTLITPGAVIEQGDLAVKNGKFQYAFSPAAVHARVPLYDITNITTGAPQIGRVIHLTFFSQEGGPGGTFYDTARVILRGTTLVASRAPLPTSAVPLLPGATADSVGAGRGVASAETLRNQPAADSAASPNGPAGTRVAATSVDEVRDWDSRLNRLLRERQLVLTRQEADTVRPGRVHERMRQMYRGVPVFGAEFTRQVANGLPVSIFGVVHEGIDLDTTPNVGADDAAAIVEAQTGGRVGAGRPPTLVVLPLGSVGTEDRNRAGSFALAWQAEARSGSDVRLCFIDARTGALLLNYRNVKTVAGAQSSATDRARLRPIVALDLRGDARRTAAILEGAAAPALSDITAGDAASAAAAAHASMSATYDYYLQRFGRHGLDNRDSTITAIVNPARREDWAAVSATYPNFYGGAFWDGRVVVLGEGAPAVADFDGPRWENAAFALDVVAHELTHGVIDSTSGLIYRGESGALSEAFADILATGVEFSRQEPGFGTGRADYLIGEDAVPGGFRSMADPSMFGHPDHARTLATGAEDNGRVHANSTIVSHAFYLAVEGGTNRTSGLSVAGVGRERRDEIERAFYRAMVYLLPSAADFGLARAATEQSARDLYGAGSAAERAVAQAWTAVGVAAR is encoded by the coding sequence ATGACACGGACGATCTGGCGGCGCGGCACGGCGATCGGGTTCCTGACGCTCCTTCTGGCCCTTCCGGGCATGTCCGGGGCGCAACCACGAGATCCGGGGCGGGAACCGGCGGGCCCGATGTCCTTCTCGGGGGACGGGCACACGGTCTACGGCGACTGGCACGCCGACGTGTCGCTGTCCGAATCCGCCTGGAGGCAGGGCCTCGGCCTCGAGATCGCCGCCACGCTGGTCTTCAGCGAGACCCACCTGGCCGGCCTGTCAGCGGCGGGCATCAGGGCAGACAAGGTCTGCATGCTGGTCACCGCCGAACGGACGTTCGACGCGGACGGATGGATGCGGCTCCCGAGCGACGAGCGGATGTCCACGCTGCTCACGCCCACTGGCCTCGCCATCGAAGGGGGCGTGCAGGGGGCAGGCACCACTCGCTACGGCTATGCCTTCAAATCGCCGTTCGATCAGTTCCTGTCCCTGCCGGTGGGCGACGCCCAGCAGGGGCGCACGGCCGGCACCCGGCAGGTGACCTTCGCCGTCCGGGCGCCGTTGCCGGCCGAACTGCCGCCTGGCCTCTACCGCCTCCGCTTCGATTTCGGCGTACTGGTCGGCACGCGACTCTACAACTTCAACGGCTACACCTTTGCCGCGCGGCCGTTTTCGCCAGAAATCGGCACCAGCACGTATTTCTATTCTCCCGTCATCCCGGCCAGCGGGCACCACGTGTCCGGCCGCGTCGTCAACGGCTCCAGCATCCAGCCTCGATTCGCCTGGCTGCTGCTCTCGAACTACAACTCCAACGGCTACCGGGGCGTCGTCGCCGACGAGGATCGCCAGCGTTTCGCCACCTCGGACCGCAGCCTGATTCCGGACGATGTCATTCTGCCGATGTACGACGACTACGGGAACCGTGTGTCCTATTCACTCGAACCGCAGTTCCCAGCCGATAGCATCGACCCGTTGCAGAACATCAAGTGGGACTGGACGACGGGCGAACTGACGGTGAAGGTCCAGGGGCCCGACGGGCGCACGACCGACCTGGGCGTCGCGAAGATCGTGGCCCGGACGGGCAACGGCCCGACGACGAAGAACGCCGCCTTCACGACGTGGAAGCCGGCCGCCTACGGACAATACACGGTGACCGCCACCGGCTGGATTGCCGACCAACAGGGGCAGCGATACGAGGGTGGCGGCACCTTTCGTTTCTGGATCGCCCGGCGGATGACGCTGGCCACGGCGACCTTCCAGGGCATGCCGTACCCGGTCGGTGCCACGTACGGCCGTGACATTCAGTTCAATCCGGCGTTCCCGGCCGACGTGCAGGTGACAGTCAGCCTCTCTGTCGGCTCCGATCCCGCAACGATGCGGACCCTGTCTTACTCCGGCCGGGCTTCGGCAGCCGGAATCTTCGGCGCCGCGCAGGGCATGAAGTCGTTTCCGCTCGACGCTCCCGGCGAGTACCACGCGAAGGTGCTGGCCAAGTACACGGACTCGGAAGGTCACCTCTGGGTGTCCACGATGCGCCACGCGGGGATCGTCTACCCGGAGTCGTCGCCGGTCGTCGCACGCGGCAAGAAGATCCAGATTGGCGGGAAGTACGTCGAGCGCGGCGAGACCCGCTTCGAAGGGTACGTCGAACCGGACGGAACGCAGCACCTCGCTCACATCACCTTTCCCTACCAGGCCGGCGACGTGCTGCTGATCGGCGCGGAAGGCCAGGGGGCGAACAAGATCGAGCCGGTGCTCACGTACCAGTTGGCGGGCGACACCTCGCCGTGGGACACCAGGCTCAACGGGGTGGGCACGTCGAACCTGGCCATCAAGACGTCGAACGGCTACTCGCCGCACCTCTACCCCGAATACATCACCGACATCGAGTACTACTACGGCGCCGCGCCCCGGCCCGGCTTCATGGGCCGTTTCATCGTCGGGGAGAGCACCGTTCGGGCGCCGTACTGGCCCGTGAGCCCGAACAGTTTCGGCGGACAGATCGGCGCGTCGGCGAACGGCGATGCGCCGGGAGACATCTACCGGCTGCTGGGCGGGGTGGTGATGAGGCGAGCACGCCAGGCGCCGATGTACTCCGGCTACATCTCGAGCGCGTTTCTCCTGCCCAAGGGCACGAACAACAACCGCATCGTGGCCGCCGGCGCGGAGGACCTTCACGGCCCGCTCGGCGACAAGGCGAGGTTCTTCCTGGTCGGCCTGCGCCCGGGCACGTCGTACGAAGTCGGCAGCAGCTTCCGAGCCGCGATGCAGATCGATCCCATCCTGCCGGTGTCGATCCATTTCGTGCTGACGTATCCGGACGGGCGGCAGCAGGTGGCCGACGGCGTGGGCGACCGGTTCGGATCGTTTGCCGGGGCCGCGGCGTGGCCGCTCGACGTGCCTGGCATCTACCGCTACCAGGTCACCGCGTCGTGGAACGGATTGGTGGGCCGCATGCCTGGCCTGCCAGACAGCGGCGGCGAGTTCTTCGTGTATTCCAAGACGCGGCCGAGTGGCGCCACCGGCCTTCGAATCGACGGGGCCACGACGCGCGTCTTCTCGGCGGCGGCAGGGACGACCATCACCGGCAGCAGCACCGCGTCGACGGTCCACTACACGCTCATCACGCCGGGCGCGGTCATCGAACAGGGCGATCTCGCCGTGAAGAACGGCAAGTTCCAGTACGCCTTCAGCCCGGCTGCCGTTCATGCGCGGGTCCCGCTCTACGACATCACGAACATCACGACCGGTGCGCCGCAGATCGGCCGCGTCATCCATTTGACCTTCTTCTCCCAGGAGGGCGGGCCGGGAGGAACGTTCTACGACACGGCGCGGGTCATCCTTCGCGGCACGACGCTCGTGGCGTCCCGCGCGCCGCTCCCAACGTCTGCTGTACCGCTGCTGCCGGGCGCCACGGCGGACAGCGTGGGCGCCGGCCGCGGTGTCGCGTCCGCAGAGACGTTGCGGAATCAGCCGGCGGCCGATTCGGCGGCGTCGCCCAACGGTCCGGCCGGCACCCGGGTGGCGGCCACGAGCGTGGATGAGGTGCGCGACTGGGATTCCAGGCTCAACCGTCTCCTGCGCGAACGGCAGCTCGTGCTGACGCGGCAGGAAGCGGACACCGTGCGGCCGGGCCGCGTCCACGAACGGATGCGCCAGATGTATCGCGGCGTGCCGGTGTTCGGCGCCGAGTTCACGCGACAGGTCGCGAACGGGCTGCCCGTGTCGATCTTCGGCGTCGTGCACGAGGGGATCGATCTCGACACCACGCCGAACGTCGGTGCGGATGACGCCGCCGCCATCGTGGAGGCGCAAACGGGTGGCCGCGTCGGGGCGGGCCGTCCGCCGACACTGGTGGTGCTGCCACTGGGGTCCGTGGGCACGGAGGATCGCAACCGCGCCGGAAGCTTCGCTCTCGCGTGGCAGGCGGAAGCCCGGAGTGGCTCGGACGTGCGCCTGTGCTTCATCGACGCGAGAACCGGTGCGCTGCTGTTGAACTATCGCAACGTCAAGACGGTGGCCGGCGCGCAGTCGAGCGCAACGGATCGGGCGCGATTGCGTCCGATCGTGGCCCTCGACCTTCGCGGCGACGCGCGTCGGACGGCGGCCATTCTCGAGGGTGCGGCCGCTCCTGCCCTGTCCGACATAACGGCGGGCGACGCAGCCTCGGCTGCGGCGGCCGCGCACGCGAGCATGAGTGCGACCTACGACTACTACCTGCAGCGATTCGGGCGCCACGGCCTCGACAACCGCGACTCGACCATCACGGCCATCGTGAATCCAGCGCGTCGCGAGGACTGGGCGGCCGTCAGCGCGACCTATCCGAACTTCTATGGCGGCGCCTTCTGGGACGGCCGCGTGGTGGTGCTCGGCGAGGGCGCGCCGGCCGTTGCGGACTTCGATGGGCCTCGGTGGGAGAACGCTGCATTTGCGCTCGATGTGGTGGCCCACGAACTGACGCATGGTGTCATCGACTCGACGTCGGGGCTGATCTACCGGGGCGAGTCTGGCGCACTGAGCGAGGCCTTTGCCGACATCCTCGCGACGGGCGTGGAGTTCTCGCGACAGGAACCCGGGTTCGGCACGGGGCGGGCAGACTACCTGATTGGCGAAGATGCCGTACCTGGCGGTTTCCGATCGATGGCGGATCCTTCGATGTTTGGCCACCCGGATCACGCTCGCACGCTGGCGACGGGCGCCGAGGACAACGGGCGCGTCCACGCCAATTCGACGATTGTCAGCCACGCGTTCTACCTGGCAGTCGAAGGCGGCACGAACCGGACATCCGGTCTGTCGGTCGCGGGTGTCGGGCGGGAGCGGCGGGACGAGATCGAGCGCGCCTTCTACCGCGCGATGGTGTACCTGCTGCCGTCGGCTGCGGATTTTGGCCTCGCGCGGGCGGCCACCGAGCAGTCTGCTCGTGACCTCTACGGCGCAGGCAGCGCCGCCGAGCGCGCGGTCGCCCAGGCCTGGACGGCCGTCGGGGTGGCGGCCAGATAG
- a CDS encoding prolyl oligopeptidase family serine peptidase, with protein sequence MDFFKVAVSSSGNHENNVYNRWWSEKHHGVKETTDKDGKVKFEYTIDRNSDIAKNLKGHLLLVTGDIDDNVHPANTIRLADAIIKANKRFDMFILLGQSAESVDLIELARETPQVGTKRTGTTGQRQRQ encoded by the coding sequence CTGGACTTTTTCAAGGTCGCGGTGTCATCGTCCGGCAACCACGAGAACAACGTGTACAACCGCTGGTGGAGCGAGAAGCACCACGGCGTGAAGGAAACGACCGACAAGGACGGCAAGGTGAAGTTCGAGTATACGATCGACCGGAACTCGGACATTGCGAAGAACCTGAAGGGCCACCTGCTGCTCGTGACCGGAGACATCGACGACAACGTGCACCCGGCGAACACCATCCGCCTGGCCGACGCCATCATCAAGGCGAACAAGCGGTTCGACATGTTCATCCTGCTGGGTCAATCGGCCGAGAGCGTCGATCTGATCGAACTGGCGCGCGAGACGCCGCAGGTGGGCACCAAACGGACGGGGACGACGGGTCAGAGGCAGCGGCAGTAG
- a CDS encoding alpha/beta fold hydrolase, with translation MDQDRAREQYVSKDPKDHSPGTNYQADIDARTKVDARYLEVCKGIIDYKKVTYRSRVNDLDIPAYLFQPIEKRGTKGHAALVWVHGGVHSNWGISLFPFVKEAVARGYVVIAPEYRGSTGYGEAFHRAIDYGGKEVEDVISAFDFLATLPHVDPARVGIMGWSHGGYITLLSLFREKHPFVAGAAIVPVTNLVFRLSYKGPGYQWDFSTQEAIQGLPYEKPDIYIQRSPLYQVDKLQVPLLVHVSTNDLDVNFVEDQQIVDALRSRKSDLAETKVYVNPAPWGDSKGHSFSRRVDRQTLQRVDSPEQIDSWNRTWTFFDWNLRPYEDRSKPPAPIRER, from the coding sequence ATGGATCAGGATCGGGCGCGTGAGCAGTATGTGTCGAAGGATCCGAAGGATCATTCGCCCGGGACGAACTACCAGGCGGACATCGACGCGCGCACGAAGGTGGACGCGCGCTACCTCGAAGTCTGCAAGGGCATCATCGACTACAAGAAGGTCACCTATCGCAGCAGGGTGAATGATCTCGACATTCCCGCGTACCTCTTCCAGCCGATCGAGAAGCGCGGGACGAAGGGCCACGCGGCGCTCGTCTGGGTGCACGGCGGTGTCCACAGCAATTGGGGCATCTCGTTGTTCCCCTTCGTGAAGGAAGCCGTCGCGCGAGGCTACGTGGTGATCGCGCCCGAATATCGCGGCAGCACCGGCTACGGCGAAGCGTTCCACCGCGCGATCGACTACGGCGGCAAGGAAGTGGAGGACGTGATCTCGGCCTTCGACTTCCTCGCGACACTGCCGCACGTCGACCCCGCCCGCGTCGGCATCATGGGCTGGAGCCACGGCGGCTACATCACGCTGCTCTCGCTCTTCCGCGAGAAGCATCCCTTCGTGGCGGGCGCTGCGATCGTCCCCGTGACAAACCTGGTCTTCAGGCTGTCGTACAAGGGCCCGGGCTATCAGTGGGACTTCTCGACGCAGGAGGCCATCCAGGGCCTGCCGTACGAGAAGCCCGACATCTACATCCAGCGCTCGCCGCTCTATCAGGTGGACAAACTGCAAGTGCCGCTGCTCGTGCACGTCTCCACCAACGACCTGGACGTGAACTTCGTCGAGGACCAGCAGATCGTGGATGCGCTCCGTTCGCGCAAGTCGGACCTGGCCGAAACGAAGGTCTACGTCAACCCGGCACCCTGGGGTGACAGCAAGGGCCATTCGTTCAGCCGACGGGTGGATCGGCAGACGCTGCAGCGCGTCGACTCGCCCGAGCAAATCGACTCGTGGAACCGGACGTGGACGTTCTTCGACTGGAACCTGCGCCCGTATGAGGACCGCTCGAAGCCGCCGGCGCCGATCAGGGAGAGATAG
- a CDS encoding heparinase II/III family protein, translating to MLPRFRAVIVFFALTASAAQTRADAPHPRLFFDAAGLAAIRVEAAKPALAPVARRLMARANALLTAPPLMSSKTGRGEPDPPGQLKGIESARRLQGRTATLAMAFLLSGERRYRDAVVSQLTQAIDDWPIWVDTAHQPPYDLMSGELSLTFGLAYDWLYDALTPAERGRLREGVERRALRGYLDATTRAKPMFWFTAEHNWNPVCNGGATVLALALGPDSILSDQVLTLAVPAMARYWEHLGDDGAWDEGTGYWAYGHRYAFMAADALRRAGRPEGARYLARAGARVTGYFPIVFNPGRRLTASFGDSASRAADPIFYFLAREYGNTDFSWYQDRTPPRGPGREGWPEEALEIVWKADTVPGGPGGRDAAPTLQPVTAFSSIGWAMLAPSQPDPPFFLAFKNGSLAANHTHLDLNHVSVGVGDTMVLVDLGSRPYPADYFNSARRFQYYEITTAGHNTVVVDGKGQIPGRKGTLRGPAVGPGYVAFIGIADGAYQADTPRARRHVVFVDRRYYVLLDEVEVTAPAPIELRFHTHGRASERPGGGWTVSDGGSAIDVVPADANKIEGRIEAVTGWIEPVSVLRIRSRENTGRLLLATALLPALEGASRADGVDRAAGVRRADGADGAAGVGRADGADRAAGASRADGVDRAAGVGRADGVDGAAGVGRADGVDRAAGVGRASRPSSALAGVTVTQTLLGDELVVTVGADRLVFRREADGFAMSSVRLGPSPANLSPPGSVHTVEPDSAGGRILR from the coding sequence ATGCTCCCTCGATTTCGCGCAGTCATCGTCTTTTTCGCCCTCACGGCGTCTGCCGCGCAGACCCGGGCGGATGCACCCCATCCCCGGCTGTTCTTCGATGCGGCGGGGCTGGCGGCGATTCGTGTGGAGGCGGCGAAACCCGCGCTCGCACCCGTCGCAAGACGACTCATGGCGCGCGCGAACGCGCTGCTGACGGCGCCGCCTTTGATGTCGTCGAAGACAGGGCGAGGAGAGCCCGATCCGCCCGGACAGCTCAAGGGGATCGAGTCGGCGCGCCGGCTGCAGGGCCGGACGGCCACACTGGCGATGGCGTTTCTGCTCTCGGGCGAACGTCGCTACCGCGACGCCGTCGTCAGCCAGTTGACGCAGGCGATCGACGACTGGCCGATCTGGGTGGACACGGCCCACCAGCCGCCGTACGACCTGATGAGCGGCGAGCTCTCGCTGACCTTCGGCCTGGCGTACGACTGGCTCTACGACGCGCTGACGCCCGCCGAGCGCGGCCGGCTGCGCGAGGGTGTCGAGCGACGGGCGCTCCGCGGTTACCTCGACGCCACGACGAGGGCGAAGCCGATGTTCTGGTTCACGGCCGAGCACAACTGGAACCCGGTCTGCAACGGTGGCGCCACGGTGCTCGCGCTCGCGCTCGGGCCGGACAGCATCCTCAGTGATCAGGTGCTGACGCTTGCCGTGCCGGCCATGGCTCGCTACTGGGAACACCTCGGCGACGACGGCGCGTGGGATGAGGGAACGGGCTACTGGGCGTACGGCCATCGCTACGCGTTCATGGCGGCCGACGCGTTGCGCCGCGCCGGACGCCCGGAAGGCGCGCGGTATCTGGCGCGGGCCGGCGCGCGCGTCACCGGGTACTTCCCCATCGTCTTCAACCCGGGCCGGAGACTGACCGCGAGCTTCGGCGACAGCGCCAGCCGCGCCGCCGATCCGATCTTCTACTTCCTGGCGCGTGAGTACGGGAACACGGATTTCTCGTGGTATCAGGACCGCACGCCGCCGCGAGGCCCGGGCAGGGAAGGCTGGCCGGAAGAAGCATTGGAGATCGTCTGGAAGGCGGATACCGTCCCGGGCGGTCCGGGCGGTCGGGACGCTGCGCCCACGTTGCAGCCGGTGACGGCCTTCTCGTCCATCGGCTGGGCGATGCTCGCCCCGTCGCAGCCCGATCCGCCGTTCTTCCTCGCGTTCAAGAACGGATCCCTGGCGGCCAATCACACGCATCTCGATCTCAACCATGTGAGCGTTGGCGTCGGCGACACCATGGTCCTCGTCGACCTGGGCAGCCGGCCGTATCCGGCCGACTACTTCAATTCTGCGCGGCGCTTTCAGTACTACGAGATCACGACGGCGGGACACAACACGGTCGTCGTGGACGGCAAGGGGCAGATCCCCGGCCGCAAGGGAACATTACGTGGACCGGCCGTGGGGCCAGGCTACGTGGCGTTCATCGGGATCGCCGACGGCGCCTACCAGGCAGACACGCCGCGCGCGCGGCGCCACGTGGTCTTCGTCGACCGGCGCTACTACGTGCTGCTCGACGAGGTCGAGGTGACGGCACCGGCGCCGATCGAGCTGCGCTTTCACACCCACGGCAGAGCGAGCGAGCGGCCGGGTGGGGGATGGACAGTGTCCGACGGAGGGAGCGCGATCGACGTCGTCCCGGCCGATGCGAACAAAATCGAGGGACGAATCGAGGCGGTGACCGGCTGGATCGAGCCGGTGAGCGTGCTGCGGATCAGGTCGCGCGAGAACACGGGCCGGCTGCTGCTGGCGACGGCGCTCCTGCCGGCGCTCGAGGGAGCAAGCCGGGCCGACGGTGTGGACCGGGCGGCAGGAGTGCGCCGGGCCGACGGAGCGGACGGGGCGGCAGGAGTGGGACGGGCCGACGGAGCGGATCGGGCGGCAGGAGCAAGCCGGGCCGACGGTGTGGACCGGGCGGCAGGAGTGGGACGGGCCGACGGTGTGGACGGGGCGGCAGGAGTGGGACGGGCCGACGGTGTGGACCGGGCGGCAGGAGTGGGACGGGCGTCTCGCCCGTCCTCTGCGCTGGCCGGGGTCACGGTGACGCAGACTCTTCTCGGCGACGAGTTGGTCGTGACCGTGGGTGCAGACCGCCTCGTCTTCCGCCGCGAGGCCGACGGCTTCGCGATGAGCAGTGTCCGGCTGGGGCCATCCCCAGCCAACCTTTCGCCCCCGGGCTCCGTCCATACAGTGGAACCTGACAGCGCCGGCGGACGTATTCTTCGATAG
- a CDS encoding ABC transporter ATP-binding protein, which produces MKPIIETEGLTKHYGRLVALEDLTIQVEAGEVLGFLGSNGAGKTTTIRLLLDLIRPTRGRARIGGFDCRTESLKARALVGYLPGEMPVYPELTGSEYLDYLASLSGGVADPAIVERLLHRFDVGPADLKRRLRDFSHGMKRKLGIVQALMGRPAVVILDEPTSGLDPLMIEAFCETIDELKRDGRTTVFLSSHVLSEVERTCGRVVLIRRGRLAAVKAMGEIGAAFPRRVTVTFSGPVSRDAPTGPTILLVAKEDRRWVFDVVGELGPLVAVLVGLPIADLEVERFSLEDYVLRLYARP; this is translated from the coding sequence GTGAAGCCCATCATCGAGACCGAAGGGCTGACGAAGCACTACGGCAGGCTTGTGGCGCTGGAGGATCTCACCATCCAGGTCGAAGCCGGCGAGGTGCTGGGGTTTCTCGGTTCCAACGGCGCCGGCAAGACCACCACCATCCGCCTCCTGCTCGACCTCATCCGTCCAACTCGCGGCCGCGCCCGAATCGGTGGCTTCGACTGCCGCACCGAGAGTCTGAAGGCTCGTGCGCTCGTCGGCTACCTGCCCGGCGAGATGCCGGTCTACCCTGAACTGACCGGCAGCGAGTACCTCGACTACCTGGCCAGCCTGTCCGGCGGAGTCGCCGACCCGGCGATCGTGGAACGCCTGCTGCACCGCTTCGACGTCGGTCCCGCCGACCTGAAGCGCCGCCTCCGCGATTTCTCGCACGGCATGAAGCGCAAGCTGGGGATCGTTCAGGCACTGATGGGCCGGCCGGCGGTCGTCATCCTGGACGAGCCGACGAGCGGCCTCGATCCGCTGATGATCGAGGCGTTCTGCGAGACCATCGACGAGCTGAAGCGGGACGGGCGGACGACAGTGTTCCTGTCGTCGCACGTGCTGTCCGAGGTGGAGCGGACGTGCGGCCGGGTCGTCCTGATTCGTCGCGGCCGGCTGGCCGCGGTGAAGGCGATGGGCGAGATCGGCGCCGCGTTTCCCCGCCGCGTGACCGTCACGTTCTCCGGGCCCGTGTCCCGGGACGCTCCGACCGGCCCGACGATCCTGCTCGTGGCCAAGGAAGATCGGCGCTGGGTATTCGATGTGGTCGGGGAGCTGGGCCCGCTCGTCGCGGTGCTGGTCGGGTTGCCGATTGCGGACCTCGAGGTCGAGCGGTTCTCGCTCGAAGACTACGTGCTCAGGCTCTACGCGAGGCCATGA